CGGTGGCAATAACATGGCCGCCGTGCAATTGGCCCATGCCGTGGGCGGCGACATTCTGCTCGGCTTTATCTCTGCCGTGGCCTTTGCCACCATTCTGGCGGTGGTCGCCGGGTTGACACTGGCCGGGGCCTCGGCCATTTCACACGATTTATATGCCCGCGTTTTCAAGGGCGGCAATGTCACGGAGAAACAGGAAGTGCGTGTATCCAAAATGGCGACCATTGGGTTGGGCGTCGTTGCGATCTTCCTGGGGATTGCGTTTGAACAACAAAACGTTGCCTTTATGGTCGGTTTGGCTTTTGCCATCGCGGCCAGCGCGAACTTCCCCATCATCCTTCTGTCCATGTACTGGCCAGGCATGACGACGCGCGGCGCCGTTGTGGGTGGATCGATGGGCTTGGGCGTCGCTGTTGTTCTGATGATCCTCAGCAAAACCGTATGGGTCAGTGTTCTGGGCTATGACGAACCGATTTTCCCGTATGAATACCCGGCTCTGTTTTCGATGACGGCGGCCTTTGTCGGGATTTGGCTGTTTTCGGTCACCGATCGGTCAGATCGCGGCCAAACCGACCGCGCCGTGTTCCACGCCCTGCACCTGCGGGCGCAGACAGGCATCGGTGTGGACGATGCTGTTGAGCATTAAACAACCTGCCCGGCACAATGGCCCGACGACCACGCCCACTGGAAATTGAATCCGCCCAAATGGCCGGTGACATCCAGAACCTCGCCAATAAAATACAGGCCGGGCACGTTTTTGGCCTCAAACGTTTTGGATGATACATCATCCGTATCGACGCCGCCCAGCGTGACTTCGGCTGTACGGTATCCTTCACTGCCCGATGGCTTGACACGCCAATCGGCAATGCGGCTCGCCACAGCCCTTAAAATTTTATCCGACAAATCGGCCATGCGACCCTCGACATCCATATCCTCGGCAATCTTCTGCGCCAACCGTTTGGAGACAATATCCCCTAGGACGGTCTGCAACATCGATTTTGGCTGCGCTTTGCGTTGATCTTTCAACCACACCAAAACATCACCATGCGGATGCATATTAATCGAAATATCTTCGCCCGGATTCCAATAGGACGATATTTGTAAAACAGCCGGTCCGCTGATACCGCGATGGGTGAACAACATCGCTTCATCAAACACCATGCCCGATTGCGATTGAATGCGCACGGGATCAACGGACACACCGCTTAAGTCTTTCGTCATGTCCAGCACCGCCGGGTCGAAGGTCAACGGCACAAGACCCGCCCGCGTGGGAATGATGTTCAGACCGAATTGCTTGGCAATTTCATACCCGAACGGCGTGGCCCCGATTTTGGGGATGGATAACCCACCGCACGCTACAACCAGCGACGCACAATCCACAACGCCGCGTGATGTCGTCACGATGAAACGGCCAGCATCGTCGCGGTCAATCGCCTGCACGGTCGTAGAAATTTGAATATCAACGCCTCCCCGGTCACATTCGCGCACCAACATGTCAATAATGTCACGGGCGGAATCATCGCAGAATAATTGCCCCAGCGTTTTTTCGTGATACGGAATTTTATGCCGCGCCACCAGATCAATAAAATCGTATTGGGTGTAGCGCTTCAGGGCCGAGCGGCAAAAATGGGGATTGTTGGACAAATACCGATCCGGCGCGCAATGCAGATTGGTAAAATTGCACCGCCCGCCCCCGGAAATACGGATTTTTTCGGCAATTTTATCGGTGTGTTCCAGCACAAGCACGCGCCGCCCACGCGCGCCAGCGGTCAGCGCGCACATCAAACCGGCCGCCCCGGCCCCAATAATTACGACATCCGTGTCCATGACGTTGGTTTTAATCGGGAACAGGATCAAAAGCCATAAAGAAAAAACCCCGCCACTACAGCGGGGTTTTTATATTCATATTTCGCGTGGATTAAATGGCACCGCCGCATGACGCAGCCTGGCTCAAGGACTCTTCCATCGAGCCACCGAAGCTGTAACTGACGGCACCACCACCCGCAGCCTGGTTCATGGCATCGCTCCAGCAGGAAACTTCGCCACCTTCACCGCCCGCAGCCGGTTCCAGATCCGCCAATTGGCCCGCAATGCTGATCGACTGACCACGCTGCTGCTGACCGTCTTGTTGATCATCACCACCCGCGGCCGGAGCCAGGTTGGCCAGGAATTCAGCGACGTTGCCCGTGAATCCCGGCTGGCCGGCGGCGCTGTTGGCGCCAACACGGTTCGCCCCTGCGCCCGGAACGCTCGGCAGACCCAGAATGGTCATACGGAAGCGGCCACCGGCCCAGTTCAGATCGCCATAACGGTTATAGACGTCTTCGTCATCGATACCCGGAACGGCACCGAAGAAGAACAGACCCAGAGAACCATCATCGTTGAAGTGGTAAATTTTCGACTCAATCGCGTCATATTGCGCTTTGGTCAAAATGCCACCCACCGAATTCGGCACAAACCCGTCATACGACGCATCCAAGCCGTTCAGAATGGTCGGCAGACCCGGCGCAAAGAACGCCGCATTTGCCAGTTCGATGTAGTATTGCGACTGGCCATTGAACGTCGTGGTGCCGATCGTGTTACCAACCAGCGTCAGGTCGTTCGGGTTGCCAACGGGCGCAAAACGCATGCCGATGTCGCCACCGTTAAAGGTGTTGGTCGCACCGGTCAGGTCAATGATACCGCTTTCGAACCAGGCCCCGATCGGGTTACCCGTGAAGACGTTGTCTTCCAGAATAACCACACCATTATCCGCACCAGCCGCATACAGGCCAGCATTGCCGGAATTGGTGATCAGGTTGGAAACGATACGAACGCGGTTGTTGTCATCGATCATGATGCCGTTGTCGCCAGCGTTGCTGATGTCGTTACGGGCGATGCGAACACGACGGTTGCCGTCGGCCTCAATCCCGTTATCACCAACATTGCTGATCGTGTTGCGGCGAATGGTTACAACGCCGCTGTCAGACACATCAACGCCATCGGCACCGACATTATCGATCACGTTACGGCGGATGTCGACCACATCACTGTTTGCAACATCAATACCGTCGGACCCGACATTGTTGATCAAGTTACGACGGATCAGAACATTTTCCGAATCGCGAACATTGATCGCATCACCAGAACCATTCTGGATCGTGTTAAAGGCGATATCGACAGACCCGTTTTCATCATCAACAGCAATACCGTGACCGCCGAAGCCATCAATTACGTTGTTGGCGATCTTCGTGTCCTGGCTGATTTCCACATTCACACCGTTTCCGGCCACATTGGTAATGGTGTTACCATCCACCACCAGACCGAATGTGTCGTATGAATCAACACCGTTCCCACCAACAAACATAATGGTGTTGTTACGAACTTCTGACCCATCACTGAAATCATAGCCACTGCCAGGCTTCAGCGTAACGCCGTTACCACCGACCAGAGCGATCAGGTTGTTTTCGATCAGGCTGTTACCAGCGCCGGCCACAACGATACCATCGCCGCCCAGCAAACCAACAAGGTTGCCGTGGATATGGGCTTTGTTGCCGCCATCAACCGCGATCCCGTTGCCCCAGCCCAGACCAACAATGTTGTTCGCAATTTCGATTTTCCCGCTGTTCCGTGCAACGATACCATCGCCACCAAAGAACAAGGCCATGTTGCCGTTAACCACGGCATCACGGCTGCCATTTACTGTAATGGCATCGTTACCCGTGAAGGTGACAGCATTGCTGGACACATTGGCACGATCGCTATTGCGGACAATGATTCCGTTTTTAGCGCTGTTGCTGACATCGTTCTGGGTGATTTCCACATCATCACTGCTGATCACACGGATACCATTGTTGTAACCATCCACATCGCTGCCATAGCTGGTCAGGAAATCAACGCCACCGACAATCGCGCCATCGCTGTTGCGAACATCAATACCAACGCCGCGGCCATAACCGGTCAGGTCATTCTGGCGGATGTGCAGGTTGCTGACGTTATTGGCGTAGATACCATCGCGGAAGCCTTCGGCGCTGTTCACGTCAAACGGGAAGATCAGGAACGTACCACCACCGATGATCACATCATCGCTGTTGGTCACGCTGATCGCCGTGCCGCCATTATAACGGCCCGTCAGATCATTGCCCGTTACGCGCAGGCCATTTGACGCATCCGCAACAATACCGGAACCAACATCGGTCAGGTCGTTGTCCGTGACATCAACATTGTTGCTGCCGTTTACAACGATACCCGTGTCGAAATGATCCAGCGTGTTGTTGTCGATCACAGCGTTATGACTGCCCGCAACAACTTCGATACCGACGATGGAATTACCCGTCAGATCGTTACCCAGAACATCCGAATTGGTTGCGCCGGACAGACGAACACCATAATCAACGCCGGAAATTGTGTTGCGAACGACATCGTTATCATTGCCGCCCGCAACCGTCACACCATTGTCGAAATTGGTGATGGTGTTGCCGCGAACGGTGGTAACGAAATGCCCCTGCCACGGCCAGAAGCCGGTTTGTACCCAGGACGTTTGATCGGTTGCACCGATATCCGTGTTGCTGGAGCCTTCCACTTTAACGCCCGTATATCCACCCGAACCCGTAATCGTGTTGCGGAAGATGTCGGCACTATCGCTACGCTCAACAAAGATACCGTTGCGATCGTTGCTCAGAATCTGGTTGCCTTGAACCAGCGTATTATCGCTGTCGCGCAGGTGAATACCATCCACCTTGCTGTGGCGGATAACGTTGTTGGTTAAATCAACGCCATTGCTCAACTCAACCCAGATTCCGGTTGCATTGCCGTTGGATCGGTTATCATCAACAACCGCATTATCACTGCGATTGATGATAATGCCCTTATCACCGTTATCATTGGTGATGTTGCCCGACACCACTGCACCATCGGTGTTCAGGATGCGGATACCATCGCCCGTGTTCGCGTTGGACCGGTTGTCCGTCACGCTCACGGCCCCGGCACTGTCCTTCACCAAAATGCCGATTGCGGTTTGGTAACCACTGGCAACACGGCCCGCATCAGACGCGCCGGAAACAACGTTGTTTTCAATCTTGGCGCTGGCCGCCGCGTTTTGAACAACAATGCCGTTCTTACCGCCAGAAACGCGGTTATCGGAAACAACGACGTTTTTGCTGCCGTTGGTGTAAATTCCGAATTCACCCGCATCCGTCACGCGGTTACCATCAACAACAACAGCACCCGGTGCCGTATTTACGACAATACCGTGCAAGCGAATATCCGACACCACGTTGTCCAGCAGGTTAACCGCCCCTTGGCTGCTGCTGATCTGGATGCCGTTTCCACGTACGTCGTCCATATTGTTTCCGGATACGGTCACGGTCTTGCCACCCTGAACTTCAATACCGGACCAGCTGACATTCCGCAGGACGTTACCCAGAACGTTCAACGTCTGGACCTGATCCGTGCGGATGCCTTGGTTGCCGATATCGCGCAAAGTGTTGCCCGATACAGTGATATTCGATCCGCGATTGATGTTGATGCCAGTCTTGGCGGCGTTCACGACCGTATTATCTTCAACATTGGCATCATCAGAATACGCAACGTTAATACCGTTTGCGGACACATCACGAACAATGTTGTCCAAAACAGAGGCATCTGCGCTGCGGTTTACGTTAATGCCAATATTGCCGGCATTTTTAACGCGGTTATCGCGAATAATCGCGCCAGCGGAATATTCAACATTGATGCCGTTGTTGGCAATCGCCGCCGCCGACGTTCCGATGGTATTACCATCGACCACAAGCCCGGCCACATTGTTGGCATAAATGCCGTCAACACCCGTGCCCTTGATTGTATTTCCACCAACTGTGTTCGTTCCGCCAACAGCCATCAAAGCGATGCCGTTTGCACCGGAATTCGCCACAACGTTATCGCTGATATCCAGATCACGGCCCCACAGCGCCTGAACGCCGGAGAACGCCGCATTGGAAACAGTGTTACCGGTTACGGTCGCACCATTCACTTGATCCAGATGGATGCCATTGGCACCAGCGTTCAGAACAATGTTGCCCGCAATGTTGGCGGCATCACTGCTGGATACGTTGATTGCGGGACCAGCGGAACCGCCGACTTTGTTGCCAACAACGGACACATCATCGGCATTGGCAACATTGATGCCATTGCCCAGACCGTTACCAACCAGATTGAACCCGTGGCCAACACCGCCCAGCGTTACATCATCGGCCGTAATTTTGATAACCGAGTCAGCACCCAAGCCCGTTACACCAGCAATGGTGGTTGCGTTCATGCCGTTTGCGGATTTCAGCAACATGGATTTATAGACCAGAACGTTTTCATTAAACGTGCCGTCACCCACGGTCACTGTGCCACCAACCGTTACATCATCCACGCCTTCTTGAACGCGGCCAACCGTACCGGTTTGCGCACCCAGAGCGGTCACGAACAGATTGGAGAAATCACCCTGGAACCCACGCGCCGCGCTGGTATCCGCACCGCCCATCATGAACGGAGTGAAGTCGACAGAACCGGTCATTTTAGACGCGATGGTGGCTTCGTTATTTGTACCCCACCAGTTGCCGGAAGCGTTCACCGTGAAGCCATGGCTATTTTGGATCAAACGCTGGGCGTTGCCATCAAAACTGTTGTTATAAACACGCAGAGCGGCACCTGCATCCGAGATGCCACCCCAGATATTTGCATAAACGACGCCGGAGAGAATGTTATTGGCAACATAGTTATTGCCCGTCAGGAAATTCAACCCCATGCCGTTCTGAACGTTGGAAATCGTGTTCGCAACGACATTCAGACCACCGAACTTCCCGTATTGATATGATGAGTTGCTCTCAATCCCCGTGTGCGCGCCGTTGATCGTGTTACCAACAATGTTCACATCGTGAACATTTCCTTGGCTCAGATAAATGCCAGCATAGAATCCGCCAGAAATATTGTTGCCACCGCGGCCCGTGCCGTTATCACCGATGGTGATGTTGTCGATTGCGTTCGCGGCCGTATCCCAGCCCTTGCCAAACACCCAGACACCGGAACCAGACCAGCTGTTGTTGGACGGATTACGACGAATATCGAAGCCATCCAACGTCACATTGCTGGATTTAATCATAAAGCCAGAGCCATAACCCTGTGCATCGACAACCGTCTGGCCATTCCCCGCACCCAATACAGTCAAGGCCTTATCAATTTGAATATCACCTTGGTTATAGGTGCCCGCTTTCACGTCAACCGTACCGCCATTTGCGGCCAGATAAACACCCTGCTGGATCATAGCCGACGGAGAGAGAACGTTCACCAGAGACGCTGTGCTGCTGATACGAGATTGATCGAGCAATTCCGTGCTGACGCCGTCTGTACCTTTAATCTGGCTCTTCAGATTTATCGTATCCGCCAGAACGCTGAGGTTCCCGGTTCCCATCAGCAAGTTTTTGTTAAAGTTCACCGTATTGGCATCCAGAACCAGGTTACCCGGGTTTGCGTTACCACTATGCGTAATAAAACCGTAAACCGGGATTTGGATACCAAAGAAATTGATGTATCCGGTTACGCCCCATGTTTGATAATTGTACGTGGCCAGATTGATGTCGCCATTACCAAAGAACGGCAAATCGG
The window above is part of the Micavibrio aeruginosavorus ARL-13 genome. Proteins encoded here:
- a CDS encoding right-handed parallel beta-helix repeat-containing protein; protein product: MTTQRGTVNKFLSTSALTLGLIASASATANAMDANTTPTGEQIVAGSATMDRPDASTLNINQNTDRVVINWDSFNIGSNAKTEFFQPNSGSLAVNRVTGRNSDPTQILGTLKANGRVMVLDRNGVVFGAGSRVDVGGIVASTGDVNDAAVMRGDTKLELSNFGDASVVNNGTISVTGAGLAALVAPHVANNGVIEARLGKVALAAGGERATVDLYGDGLVEIAVGGAKGKALAENAGVLSGATVLITAQGAKEVVDTVINMSGVVQATSATVSGGKIILDGGNAGKVKVSGTIDASGATGGGDIKVTGEDIEVTNTAFVTADATNTGNGGSIYFMGGNKAIYSGNFAARGGLNGGNGGFVELSAKNALGYDGAVTTMAVNGLAGSFLLDPEFAIIHSGWLDPISWYDLIIKAENLADDMHRNGTVTVQANQFIDVGTDLPFFGNGDINLATYNYQTWGVTGYINFFGIQIPVYGFITHSGNANPGNLVLDANTVNFNKNLLMGTGNLSVLADTINLKSQIKGTDGVSTELLDQSRISSTASLVNVLSPSAMIQQGVYLAANGGTVDVKAGTYNQGDIQIDKALTVLGAGNGQTVVDAQGYGSGFMIKSSNVTLDGFDIRRNPSNNSWSGSGVWVFGKGWDTAANAIDNITIGDNGTGRGGNNISGGFYAGIYLSQGNVHDVNIVGNTINGAHTGIESNSSYQYGKFGGLNVVANTISNVQNGMGLNFLTGNNYVANNILSGVVYANIWGGISDAGAALRVYNNSFDGNAQRLIQNSHGFTVNASGNWWGTNNEATIASKMTGSVDFTPFMMGGADTSAARGFQGDFSNLFVTALGAQTGTVGRVQEGVDDVTVGGTVTVGDGTFNENVLVYKSMLLKSANGMNATTIAGVTGLGADSVIKITADDVTLGGVGHGFNLVGNGLGNGINVANADDVSVVGNKVGGSAGPAINVSSSDAANIAGNIVLNAGANGIHLDQVNGATVTGNTVSNAAFSGVQALWGRDLDISDNVVANSGANGIALMAVGGTNTVGGNTIKGTGVDGIYANNVAGLVVDGNTIGTSAAAIANNGINVEYSAGAIIRDNRVKNAGNIGINVNRSADASVLDNIVRDVSANGINVAYSDDANVEDNTVVNAAKTGININRGSNITVSGNTLRDIGNQGIRTDQVQTLNVLGNVLRNVSWSGIEVQGGKTVTVSGNNMDDVRGNGIQISSSQGAVNLLDNVVSDIRLHGIVVNTAPGAVVVDGNRVTDAGEFGIYTNGSKNVVVSDNRVSGGKNGIVVQNAAASAKIENNVVSGASDAGRVASGYQTAIGILVKDSAGAVSVTDNRSNANTGDGIRILNTDGAVVSGNITNDNGDKGIIINRSDNAVVDDNRSNGNATGIWVELSNGVDLTNNVIRHSKVDGIHLRDSDNTLVQGNQILSNDRNGIFVERSDSADIFRNTITGSGGYTGVKVEGSSNTDIGATDQTSWVQTGFWPWQGHFVTTVRGNTITNFDNGVTVAGGNDNDVVRNTISGVDYGVRLSGATNSDVLGNDLTGNSIVGIEVVAGSHNAVIDNNTLDHFDTGIVVNGSNNVDVTDNDLTDVGSGIVADASNGLRVTGNDLTGRYNGGTAISVTNSDDVIIGGGTFLIFPFDVNSAEGFRDGIYANNVSNLHIRQNDLTGYGRGVGIDVRNSDGAIVGGVDFLTSYGSDVDGYNNGIRVISSDDVEITQNDVSNSAKNGIIVRNSDRANVSSNAVTFTGNDAITVNGSRDAVVNGNMALFFGGDGIVARNSGKIEIANNIVGLGWGNGIAVDGGNKAHIHGNLVGLLGGDGIVVAGAGNSLIENNLIALVGGNGVTLKPGSGYDFSDGSEVRNNTIMFVGGNGVDSYDTFGLVVDGNTITNVAGNGVNVEISQDTKIANNVIDGFGGHGIAVDDENGSVDIAFNTIQNGSGDAINVRDSENVLIRRNLINNVGSDGIDVANSDVVDIRRNVIDNVGADGVDVSDSGVVTIRRNTISNVGDNGIEADGNRRVRIARNDISNAGDNGIMIDDNNRVRIVSNLITNSGNAGLYAAGADNGVVILEDNVFTGNPIGAWFESGIIDLTGATNTFNGGDIGMRFAPVGNPNDLTLVGNTIGTTTFNGQSQYYIELANAAFFAPGLPTILNGLDASYDGFVPNSVGGILTKAQYDAIESKIYHFNDDGSLGLFFFGAVPGIDDEDVYNRYGDLNWAGGRFRMTILGLPSVPGAGANRVGANSAAGQPGFTGNVAEFLANLAPAAGGDDQQDGQQQRGQSISIAGQLADLEPAAGGEGGEVSCWSDAMNQAAGGGAVSYSFGGSMEESLSQAASCGGAI
- a CDS encoding BaiN/RdsA family NAD(P)/FAD-dependent oxidoreductase is translated as MDTDVVIIGAGAAGLMCALTAGARGRRVLVLEHTDKIAEKIRISGGGRCNFTNLHCAPDRYLSNNPHFCRSALKRYTQYDFIDLVARHKIPYHEKTLGQLFCDDSARDIIDMLVRECDRGGVDIQISTTVQAIDRDDAGRFIVTTSRGVVDCASLVVACGGLSIPKIGATPFGYEIAKQFGLNIIPTRAGLVPLTFDPAVLDMTKDLSGVSVDPVRIQSQSGMVFDEAMLFTHRGISGPAVLQISSYWNPGEDISINMHPHGDVLVWLKDQRKAQPKSMLQTVLGDIVSKRLAQKIAEDMDVEGRMADLSDKILRAVASRIADWRVKPSGSEGYRTAEVTLGGVDTDDVSSKTFEAKNVPGLYFIGEVLDVTGHLGGFNFQWAWSSGHCAGQVV